A portion of the Stigmatella aurantiaca DW4/3-1 genome contains these proteins:
- the gspN gene encoding type II secretion system protein GspN: MATEKPARWKIVLGYSAFTVLALVVCFLLTFPYSALRARAATEALRAGYALRIGSLRPGLIGMTARDVRLSVPPAPLSAETMAALTSGDPDAVKLLAPAELGEPLILESVFARPTLFPLGVAFEAQVMGGTVSGSIGGRTERRLKVRLAGLDPSQGNLKNFTGLDMVGRLNGSLELLLPPGVGTGGKPGEPDLAQADGELALEGQGLQINGSVPGTGLVGQSPVALLFPEGLPSIPLGELQGVVRFEKGQGTVETLQLRSDQLELQATGTLRLKPRLQYTEPAMDVRLRVEPELVQKLGAAGAGLSFLPPDKDDPKFRAGRLSGSLGKLSFLPKR, from the coding sequence ATGGCGACCGAAAAGCCCGCCCGCTGGAAGATTGTCCTGGGGTACAGCGCCTTCACGGTGCTGGCCCTCGTCGTCTGTTTCCTGCTGACCTTCCCGTACAGCGCCCTGCGCGCCCGGGCGGCCACCGAGGCACTGCGGGCAGGCTACGCCCTGCGCATCGGCTCGCTGCGTCCGGGGCTCATCGGCATGACGGCCCGGGACGTGCGCCTCAGCGTGCCGCCCGCCCCACTCAGCGCGGAGACGATGGCGGCGCTCACCAGCGGCGATCCGGACGCAGTGAAGCTGCTGGCTCCGGCGGAGCTGGGCGAGCCGCTGATCCTCGAGTCCGTCTTCGCGCGCCCTACCCTCTTTCCTCTCGGCGTGGCCTTCGAGGCCCAGGTGATGGGGGGAACGGTGAGCGGCTCCATCGGCGGCAGGACGGAGCGGCGGCTGAAGGTGCGCCTCGCGGGGTTGGATCCCTCCCAGGGCAACCTCAAGAACTTCACCGGCCTGGACATGGTGGGCCGCCTGAACGGCTCGTTGGAGCTGCTCCTGCCCCCCGGCGTGGGGACGGGGGGCAAGCCGGGCGAGCCGGATCTGGCCCAGGCCGACGGGGAGCTGGCCCTGGAGGGCCAGGGTCTGCAAATCAATGGAAGCGTGCCTGGCACCGGCCTCGTCGGCCAGAGCCCCGTGGCCCTGCTGTTCCCGGAGGGACTGCCCAGCATCCCCCTGGGGGAGTTGCAGGGTGTCGTCCGCTTCGAGAAGGGCCAGGGCACGGTGGAGACCCTGCAGCTTCGCAGCGATCAGTTGGAGCTTCAGGCCACGGGCACCCTGCGGCTCAAGCCGCGCCTGCAGTACACCGAGCCGGCCATGGACGTGAGGCTGCGCGTCGAGCCGGAGCTGGTGCAGAAACTGGGCGCCGCGGGGGCGGGGCTCTCTTTCCTCCCCCCCGACAAGGACGATCCGAAGTTCCGCGCGGGCCGTCTGAGTGGCTCCCTCGGCAAGCTGTCCTTCCTGCCCAAGCGCTGA
- a CDS encoding sigma-54-dependent Fis family transcriptional regulator, with translation MPELVFFRRGEEVLRVGLEHERVVLGRGGQSDVVIPDPDISRRQVALQHDGTRCLLEDLSGRGTLVSGQPMAQGELADGADIALGQWRAVFRQRGSGAAEAPTGAHRNTALQAQARHAGTGQPVQLRVKQGATEFIHTPRGESFTVGKDPTCEVVVQDRFISGRHLKVTQREGIFHVVDLNSTNGTFLGTTRVFEVEVPLNTCLRVGETELLLESRTALAGEAARHGLIGDEPCIRQLLDLVERVAPSSAAVAIFGESGTGKELVARALHACSTRADQPLIPLNCAAISRELIESELFGHERGSFTGAQAARKGAFEEADGGTLFLDEVGELPLDLQAKLLRALESGEIKRVGASRPVHVDVRVVAATNRDLLAASREGKFREDLYYRLCVIPLMLPPLRNRRGDIAPLAEHFVRTYAPRGQAVKLTQDALERLQRYTWPGNVRELRNVVHRALLLRKGPKIDGDDISFDPEFGREPSPSLLSLTELPPGTTLDQMMTRLERQIIEHALRRHGGNREKVAKELSVARSTLFKRLKDWGLTKEEHE, from the coding sequence ATGCCGGAGCTGGTGTTCTTTCGTCGTGGCGAGGAAGTGCTCAGGGTGGGGCTGGAGCACGAGCGCGTGGTGCTGGGGCGTGGCGGGCAGAGCGACGTCGTCATCCCGGATCCCGACATCAGCCGCAGACAGGTGGCCCTCCAACATGACGGCACACGCTGCCTGCTGGAGGACCTCTCCGGCCGGGGCACCCTCGTCTCCGGCCAGCCGATGGCCCAGGGAGAGCTGGCCGATGGGGCGGACATCGCCCTGGGCCAATGGCGCGCGGTGTTCCGCCAGCGAGGCAGTGGTGCGGCGGAGGCCCCCACGGGGGCGCACCGCAACACCGCCTTGCAGGCCCAGGCCCGGCATGCCGGTACGGGCCAACCCGTGCAGCTGCGGGTGAAGCAAGGCGCTACCGAGTTCATTCACACACCGCGCGGCGAGAGCTTCACCGTGGGCAAGGACCCCACCTGTGAGGTCGTCGTCCAGGACCGGTTCATCTCCGGCCGGCACCTCAAGGTCACGCAGCGCGAGGGGATTTTCCACGTGGTGGACCTGAACTCCACCAACGGCACGTTCCTGGGCACCACCCGCGTCTTCGAGGTGGAGGTTCCGCTGAACACTTGCCTGCGCGTGGGGGAGACGGAGCTGCTCCTCGAGTCCCGGACGGCCCTCGCGGGCGAAGCGGCGCGCCATGGCCTCATCGGCGACGAGCCCTGCATCCGCCAGCTCCTAGATCTCGTCGAGCGCGTGGCCCCCTCCTCCGCGGCGGTGGCCATCTTCGGCGAGTCCGGCACCGGCAAGGAGCTGGTGGCGCGTGCGCTGCATGCCTGCTCCACCCGCGCGGATCAGCCCCTCATCCCCCTCAACTGCGCGGCCATCTCCCGGGAGCTCATCGAGAGCGAGCTGTTCGGCCACGAGCGGGGCTCCTTCACCGGCGCCCAGGCCGCGCGCAAGGGCGCCTTCGAGGAGGCCGACGGGGGGACCCTCTTCCTCGACGAGGTGGGGGAGCTGCCGCTGGACTTGCAGGCCAAGCTGCTCCGCGCGCTGGAGAGCGGGGAGATCAAGCGGGTGGGCGCCAGCCGTCCGGTCCACGTGGACGTGCGGGTGGTGGCGGCCACGAACCGGGATCTGCTGGCCGCCTCGCGCGAGGGAAAGTTCCGCGAAGACCTGTACTACCGGCTGTGCGTCATTCCCCTCATGCTGCCGCCCTTGCGCAACCGGCGGGGGGACATTGCCCCGCTGGCCGAGCACTTCGTGCGCACCTACGCCCCGCGAGGCCAGGCGGTGAAGCTCACCCAGGACGCACTGGAGCGGCTCCAGCGGTACACCTGGCCGGGCAATGTCCGCGAGCTGCGCAACGTGGTGCACCGCGCCCTGCTGCTGCGCAAGGGCCCGAAGATCGACGGGGACGACATCTCCTTTGATCCCGAGTTCGGCAGAGAGCCCTCCCCGTCCTTGCTGTCCCTCACCGAGCTGCCCCCGGGGACGACGCTGGATCAAATGATGACGCGGCTGGAGCGGCAGATCATCGAGCACGCCCTGCGCCGCCACGGCGGCAACCGCGAGAAGGTGGCCAAGGAGCTGAGCGTGGCGCGCTCCACCCTCTTCAAGCGGCTGAAGGACTGGGGGTTGACCAAGGAGGAGCATGAGTAA